In Aquila chrysaetos chrysaetos chromosome 10, bAquChr1.4, whole genome shotgun sequence, the following proteins share a genomic window:
- the RAD51D gene encoding DNA repair protein RAD51 homolog 4 isoform X1, producing the protein MGIRSLAVSRSRLQDLGLFGPKGRLNPHCLLSSWPCGAVSWGGGGGAEDMVVLRAGLCPGLTEEMIQLLRANGIRTVVDFVSSDLEEVAQKCSLSYKALVAVRRVLLAQFSAFPTNGADLYEELKSSTAILPTGSPSLDQLLDSGLYTGEVTELMGAPGSGKTQVCLGIAASVSLGLKQHVLFLDSTGGFTASRLYQILRARAEDGEEQLEALQRIQVVRVFNIYEMLSALQELRDRLSQQVVSSMGPLKIVVIDSVSAVIYPLLGGKHSEGLAIMMQLARELKTLAKEFSLAVVVTNQVTRESSTGPLKPALGRSWSFVPSTRVLLESKEATWEKATTQRVASLAKSSRQPTGIQVELDIGNGDVQELSPATLTQGL; encoded by the exons ATGGGGATTCGCTCGCTTGCTGTGAGCAGGAGCCGGCTGCAGGATTTGGGGCTGTTTGGCCCCAAAGGGAGACTAAACCCTCACT GTCTCCTCTCCTCCTGGCCCTGTGGTGCTgtgtcctggggggggggggggggggctgaggacATGGTGGTCCTGCgggctgggctctgccctggTCTCACCGAAGAGATGATCCAGCTTCTCAGGGCGAACGGCATCAGGACAG TGGTGGACTTTGTGTCATCAGACCTGGAGGAAGTTGCCCAGAAGTGTTCCCTGTCTTACAAG GCACTGGTTGCAGTGAGACGTGTGCTCCTGGCCCAgttctctgccttccccaccaATGGAGCAGACCTCTATGAGGAGCTCAAGAGCTCCACGGCCATCCTGCCCACTGGGAGCCCAAG CCTGGACCAGCTGCTGGACTCTGGGCTGTACACAGGGGAAGTGACAGAGCTCATGGGAGCGCCAGGCAGTGGGAAGACGCAG GTGTGCCTGGGCATTGCAGCCAGTGTGTCTCTTGGCCTCAAGCAGCATGTCCTGTTTCTTGACTCCACGGGGGGGTTCACAGCCTCCCGACTCTACCAGATACTTCGAGCCCGGGCAGAGGATGGAGAAGAACAG CTAGAGGCTCTGCAGCGGATCCAGGTGGTCCGTGTGTTCAACATCTATGAAATGCTGAGCGCCTTGCAGGAGCTGCGGGATCGCCTCTCCCAGCAG GTTGTGAGCTCCATGGGACCTCTCAAGATCGTAGTGATTGACTCGGTCTCGGCTGTGATTTACCCGCTGCTGGGCGGCAAGCACTCAGAGG GTTTGGCCATCATGATGCAGCTGGCCAGGGAGCTGAAGACACTAGCCAAGGAGTTCAGCCTTGCTGTTGTG GTGACTAACCAGGTGACAAGGGAGAGCAGCACCGGTCCACTGAAGCCAGCCCTCGGCCGCTCCTGGAGTTTTGTGCCCAGCACCCgggtgctgctggagagcaAAGAAGCCACCTGGGAGAAAGCCACCACGCAGCGTGTCGCTTCCTTGGCAAAGTCATCCCGACAG CCAACAGGGATACAGGTGGAGCTGGATATTGGAAATGGTGATGTGCAGGAGCTGAGCCCAGCAACACTGACACAGGGGCTCTGA
- the RAD51D gene encoding DNA repair protein RAD51 homolog 4 isoform X2, whose translation MVVLRAGLCPGLTEEMIQLLRANGIRTVVDFVSSDLEEVAQKCSLSYKALVAVRRVLLAQFSAFPTNGADLYEELKSSTAILPTGSPSLDQLLDSGLYTGEVTELMGAPGSGKTQVCLGIAASVSLGLKQHVLFLDSTGGFTASRLYQILRARAEDGEEQLEALQRIQVVRVFNIYEMLSALQELRDRLSQQVVSSMGPLKIVVIDSVSAVIYPLLGGKHSEGLAIMMQLARELKTLAKEFSLAVVVTNQVTRESSTGPLKPALGRSWSFVPSTRVLLESKEATWEKATTQRVASLAKSSRQPTGIQVELDIGNGDVQELSPATLTQGL comes from the exons ATGGTGGTCCTGCgggctgggctctgccctggTCTCACCGAAGAGATGATCCAGCTTCTCAGGGCGAACGGCATCAGGACAG TGGTGGACTTTGTGTCATCAGACCTGGAGGAAGTTGCCCAGAAGTGTTCCCTGTCTTACAAG GCACTGGTTGCAGTGAGACGTGTGCTCCTGGCCCAgttctctgccttccccaccaATGGAGCAGACCTCTATGAGGAGCTCAAGAGCTCCACGGCCATCCTGCCCACTGGGAGCCCAAG CCTGGACCAGCTGCTGGACTCTGGGCTGTACACAGGGGAAGTGACAGAGCTCATGGGAGCGCCAGGCAGTGGGAAGACGCAG GTGTGCCTGGGCATTGCAGCCAGTGTGTCTCTTGGCCTCAAGCAGCATGTCCTGTTTCTTGACTCCACGGGGGGGTTCACAGCCTCCCGACTCTACCAGATACTTCGAGCCCGGGCAGAGGATGGAGAAGAACAG CTAGAGGCTCTGCAGCGGATCCAGGTGGTCCGTGTGTTCAACATCTATGAAATGCTGAGCGCCTTGCAGGAGCTGCGGGATCGCCTCTCCCAGCAG GTTGTGAGCTCCATGGGACCTCTCAAGATCGTAGTGATTGACTCGGTCTCGGCTGTGATTTACCCGCTGCTGGGCGGCAAGCACTCAGAGG GTTTGGCCATCATGATGCAGCTGGCCAGGGAGCTGAAGACACTAGCCAAGGAGTTCAGCCTTGCTGTTGTG GTGACTAACCAGGTGACAAGGGAGAGCAGCACCGGTCCACTGAAGCCAGCCCTCGGCCGCTCCTGGAGTTTTGTGCCCAGCACCCgggtgctgctggagagcaAAGAAGCCACCTGGGAGAAAGCCACCACGCAGCGTGTCGCTTCCTTGGCAAAGTCATCCCGACAG CCAACAGGGATACAGGTGGAGCTGGATATTGGAAATGGTGATGTGCAGGAGCTGAGCCCAGCAACACTGACACAGGGGCTCTGA